From the genome of Brassica oleracea var. oleracea cultivar TO1000 chromosome C4, BOL, whole genome shotgun sequence:
NNNNNNNNNNNNNNNNNNNNNNNNNNNNNNNNNNNNNNNNNNNNNNNNNNNNNNNNNNNNNNNNNNNNNNNNNNNNNNNNNNNNNNNNNNNNNNNNNNNNNNNNNNNNNNNNNNNNNNNNNNNNNNNNNNNNNNNNNNNNNNNNNNNNNNNNNNNNNNNNNNNNNNNNNNNNNNNNNNNNNNNNNNNNNNNNNNNNNNNNNNNNNNNNNNNNNNNNNNNNNNNNNNNNNNNNNNNNNNNNNNNNNNNNNNNNNNNNNNNNNNNNNNNNNNNNNNNNNNNNNNNNNNNNNNNNNNNNNNNNNNNNNNNNNNNNNNNNNNNNNNNNNNNNNNNNNNNNNNNNNNNNNNNNNNNNNNNNNNNNNNNNNNNNNNNNNNNNNNNNNNNNNNNNNNNNNNNNNNNNNNNNNNNNNNNNNNNNNNNNNNNNNNNNNNNNNNNNNNNNNNNNNNNNNNNNNNNNNNNNNNNNNNNNNNNNNNNNNNNNNNNNNNNNNNNNNNNNNNNNNNNNNNNNNNNNNNNNNNNNNNNNNNNNNNNNNNNNNNNNNNNNNNNNNNNNNNNNNNNNNNNNNNNNNNNNNNNNNNNNNNNNNNNNNNNNNNNNNNNNNNNNNNNNNNNNNNNNNNNNNNNNNNNNNNNNNNNNNNNNNNNNNNNNNNNNNNNNNNNNNNNNNNNNNNNNNNNNNNNNNNNNNNNNNNNNNNNNNNNNNNNNNNNNNNNNNNNNNNNNNNNNNNNNNNNNNNNNNNNNNNNNNNNNNNNNNNNNNNNNNNNNNNNNNNNNNNNNNNNNNNNNNNNNNNNNNNNNNNNNNNNNNNNNNNNNNNNNNNNNNNNNNNNNNNNNNNNNNNNNNNNNNNNNNNNNNNNNNNNNNNNNNNNNNNNNNNNNNNNNNNNNNNNNNNNNNNNNNNNNNNNNNNNNNNNNNNNNNNNNNNNNNNNNNNNNNNNNNNNNNNNNNNNNNNNNNNNNNNNNNNNNNNNNNNNNNNNNNNNNNNNNNNNNNNNNNNNNNNNNNNNNNNNNNNNNNNNNNNNNNNNNNNNNNNNNNNNNNNNNNNNNNNNNNNNNNNNNNNNNNNNNNNNNNNNNNNNNNNNNNNNNNNNNNNNNNNNNNNNNNNNNNNNNNNNNNNNNNNNNNNNNNNNNNNNNNNNNNNNNNNNNNNNNNNNNNNNNNNNNNNNNNNNNNNNNNNNNNNNNNNNNNNNNNNNNNNNNNNNNNNNNNNNNNNNNNNNNNNNNNNNNNNNNNNNNNNNNNNNNNNNNNNNNNNNNNNNNNNNNNNNNNNNNNNNNNNNNNNNNNNNNNNNNNNNNNNNNNNNNNNNNNNNNNNNNNNNNNNNNNNNNNNNNNNNNNNNNNNNNNNNNNNNNNNNNNNNNNNNNNNNNNNNNNNNNNNNNNNNNNNNNNNNNNNNNNNNNNNNNNNNNNNNNNNNNNNNNNNNNNNNNNNNNNNNNNNNNNNNNNNNNNNNNNNNNNNNNNNNNNNNNNNNNNNNNNNNNNNNNNNNNNNNNNNNNNNNNNNNNNNNNNNNNNNNNNNNNNNNNNNNNNNNNNNNNNNNNNNNNNNNNNNNNNNNNNNNNNNNNNNNNNNNNNNNNNNNNNNNNNNNNNNNNNNNNNNNNNNNNNNNNNNNNNNNNNNNNNNNNNNNNNNNNNNNNNNNNNNNNNNNNNNNNNNNNNNNNNNNNNNNNNNNNNNNNNNNNNNNNNNNNNNNNNNNNNNNNNNNNNNNNNNNNNNNNNNNNNNNNNNNNNNNNNNNNNNNNNNNNNNNNNNNNNNNNNNNNNNNNNNNNNNNNNNNNNNNNNNNNNNNNNNNNNNNNNNNNNNNNNNNNNNNNNNNNNNNNNNNNNNNNNNNNNNNNNNNNNNNNNNNNNNNNNNNNNNNNNNNNNNNNNNNNNNNNNNNNNNNNNNNNNNNNNNNNNNNNNNNNNNNNNNNNNNNNNNNNNNNNNNNNNNNNNNNNNNNNNNNNNNNNNNNNNNNNNNNNNNNNNNNNNNNNNNNNNNNNNNNNNNNNNNNNNNNNNNNNNNNNNNNNNNNNNNNNNNNNNNNNNNNNNNNNNNNNNNNNNNNNNNNNNNNNNNNNNNNNNNNNNNNNNNNNNNNNNNNNNNNNNNNNNNNNNNNNNNNNNNNNNNNNNNNNNNNNNNNNNNNNNNNNNNNNNNNNNNNNNNNNNNNNNNNNNNNNNNNNNNNNNNNNNNNNNNNNNNNNNNNNNNNNNNNNNNNNNNNNNNNNNNNNNNNNNNNNNNNNNNNNNNNNNNNNNNNNNNNNNNNNNNACAAGGTTTTAACGAGGCAACAAAGAACATACAAAAGATAGACAACCAAAGAGAATGTTACAATTTGAGAGATGAAAATCTATCATTGTTCTAAAGGTTCTATGACTACTCATTCGAGGGGGAGCTTACGTAGTTGTACTCTTTTTACTTTTACTACGGTTTTTCCCATTGGGTTTTCCATGACTAGGTTTTTAACGAGGCACCACGTAATACAAGATGGATGATCAAGGGGGAGTGTTATAAATTAAGCATTGAAATGATCATCCACTTCTTTACCAAACTCAAGCACTATGATCATCCACTCTTTTACCAACTCAAGCACTATGATCATCTACTCATCAAGCATTATGATCACCCACTCATTTACCAAATTAAGCACCATCTTTGTTATTTTATGTATTGTTGTTCACTATAAATATCATCACTCATCTCACTCTTTTGTACACCATAAACAAGAACAAGAGTTTATAATCAAAGAACCATTACATCTTCTTCTTCTTCCTTATAATAAACTCTCTCTCTTATACTAGTGTTATTTGCTTCCTACGGGTATCAAATTTTACTCTTATTTAAATTTCTCGATACTATAAATTATAAGTTATTTCATAACAAAAAACATGTTTTTTCGACAAAAATGCTTTTTCGGCCGAACACTAAAATCACGTTTTCTGGCAAAAATTTAAAATCACTATTGTGGTGTGTGACGATAACTACAATAGCTAATTGCCTAATCACGTTGGAGAGAATATACAAACATCTTCAGAGATATATATGAGAAAAAACAAGAACTGAAGTTTGTTTATAATCTGATTGGTTTAGTTGCTTTATAATCCAATTAAAAGAAAAAAAACTGTAACCCAACGAGGAGCCGATTTTACTGTAATCAAACCAAACAAATTCTAGATTATATATATATATATATTTCATAATTATCTAGGATCTACAAAAATCGTATATTCCCTTTTCTCTTTCTGTTAAGAGTTTAACCTAATTCTTTGTAATATAAATATTTGGCTTCGTTATCAATAAAGGTTAGGGTGTTCCAATCTCAAGTTTAACAAAACTTATCAGAGCAGTATTGGCGTAATTATTATCACAAACAGTTGCTGATGATGGATGCTCCACATGATTCTCATGAAGAAGGAAAAGAAGAACAAGTTCCTCTTCCTTCACCTTCGATTGGGAATACTCTCTGTGATACTCCGGCTCCTGAACAGATCTCTGACTCCGAATCAGAATCGTTAGATTCACTGACATTCGATGAGAATCAACCAGCCAGTGATTACCAACAGAAACTGATCTCGTCATTCACCGACATAGCTGTTGGCCAAACCATGGAAACAGCCATACAGTTCTTAGAGACGGCAAACTGGAACCTCGAAGAAGCCATTAATCACTTTTTCGTTGAATCAAATACGACGAGGTTACCTCCTCTGAGATTTCTTTTCGAAGGTTCGTTCGATGAGGCAAAATCAACATCTTCCCAAAGGAATCTGTGGTTGCTAGTGAATCTCCAATCCACGAAAGACTATGCTTCTCATTCGCTTGACATAGATTTATGGTCAAACAAAGTCGTTTCTCAAGCTATCGAGTCGAGCATCATCTTATGGCAAGTCTATGATGATACCACCGAAGGACAGAAAATCTCTACTTTCTACAAGGTTGACTCTGCTCTTCCCGTGGTGCTCCTCATTGATCCCATCACTGGTTTTAAGATTAGGTCGTGGAGCGGGGTGATTGAAGCTCAGAGTTTTATCGACGATCTGATGAACTATACTAAGTCCGGTCCTCACGAACACATTGCTTCTCTGAGAAGAAAAGAACCCATCAAAACAGACTTTCTATGTAATGAAACCAACCAGACTAGTGATCGCATCGTCACTCCTTCCTCGGGGGAGGAGACTTGTTCTTCAAGCAACCACATTGATCATGTTGTGGCGAAGACTTTACCCGCACACGAGGAGGAGGAGACTTGTTTTGAGTTTCCAGCCTTGACAGAAGAGCCAAGAGGAGACTGTGATCGAAGCCTTGTGTGCAGTGTCTGTGTTCGGTTTCCAGACGGGAGAAGAAAGCAGAGGAGGTTTCTCAAGAGCGAACCGATTCAGCTTCTCTGGTCTTTCTGTCATTCTCAGATTGTGGAGTCCGAGAAGAAGGCGTTTAAGCTGGTACAAGCGATCCCTGGTGCTTCAAAGACTCTTGATTATGGAGCTAACGCCACGTTCGAACAATCTGGGCTCGCTAATTCGATGGTGTTGGTTGCTTGGGAGTGAAGATTTGGAGTTTAGACCCCAAGTAGTAGTTTTTTTTTTCTCTTATATCTTGATTTTAATAGTGTTTGTTCCTTTCAACTTCCAGTTTGTCTCTTTTGCTATTGATTTTTTCATGGTCAGTGAGACCTCTTCATCTAAACGTTTTTAGAAACCCGACAACGCTATGATCCAACTGGGAGAAAGTGGTCTTGAATAATGTTCAAAACTAAGCAAGGATCGACCACTTTGGTGTTTAAATAATTTAGCTAATCTTGTTAGAAAACTTGCAAATGTTCGCATATCGAAATTAAAAGGAGAGATGAGAAGCCCTTGTCGAATAGTTACGTGCTCTTTTTGGAAATTCCTCATGGAACTGTAGCATTAATGGGCGTTGCAACTTGAAACATCATCAGAATCTGTCAAGTTCACGCAAGAGGTAGATAGTTCAACACCATGTTCAAACATTAAAAATAACTAGATACTTTTTCCGCGTTACGCGCAGATAATATATTTAAATTTGTTATATCTATCATTTTTATTTTTATGCAAATTTTTGTATATTAAATTACATATAACTAATTTTTAAATTTGATTTTTTTTTATATTTTTAGTTTGAAATAAGTATTTCTATTATATGTAACACAATTAACTAATAAAATATGAAGAATCAAGTCTGAAATTTTAGAATTATGTAAAAAAAAAATAATTATTTATAGAATATAAATTATCCTAGTTTAAAAGATCGGAATCTCATCTTGAATAAATTCACGAAAACAAAAAGTACTCCAATAACCTACTTCAAATATAAAACCCCATTTTCAAAAAAACGTACTTAATAGTATTTTTTTACGTGTAATAGTTGAAAACTGACAATTGAATATCAATCTAGAATATTATTTTAATATATTCAATGGTAAAATATTAATTGTAATAAACAAATTTTGAATTTTGTAATATTACATGAATTAGAAGTCTTTAAAATCTAAAATATATTTTATTAACATAATATATTTTTTATTCATTTATTATTTTTGACGTTACAAAATATCGCTTTTATTTTATTTGTATATTAATTTTTTTAATAATTTAGTTTATTTTTAAATAATTTAAAAATTATCAAGAATATAATATGTTTAAAATTATTTATTTAAATATATCCAGATATGATGTCTCATTTTTATGTTTGTTTACGTTGAGCATATTTAATTTGTAGTTTATATATTTAATAACACTTTGTTGCGTGCCGTTCTATGGTTTTAATAAATGTGTTGTCATTTCATTTTTATTACTACTAACATGATTTTTTATTTTTAATGTTATGTATTGTATTTTATCATATATTTTCTAACCCTTCATGGTGGCAGTTTTTTTAGAACTATTTTAATTAGATAATATTTTTAAAGATGTAAATAAACTATGTATGTTGTAAATTTAGACTTTTTAGTGTAACTGAGCACTATTAATTATGGAAATTATATTATTATTTTATTTTACTAAATCTTTCTTTCTGTGTATATTTTTTGTTTTATTTTGTATTTTTACAATTTTATTGTCTTATTCTTTAATTGCAGAGAATTGTTATTTCCAATTTTTGTTTCATATACCTTAAAAGTCTTCGGTTGATTTTTGTTTGTTTTCTTTCACCAATTACAATGTGCAGTTCGACCGTTTTTTTTTCGGGATCAAACTACTAATATCATTAGATAGAAAAGCTTAAACTCCAAGAATCGAGTGAGTATTTGTGCTAGAGAAAACTGATTTAGCCACTAATGTGGTGAAATATTATAATATTAGAAGGTATGAAAACTCTTCTCTGTTGTCCTACGCTGGACATAATTAAGTTGTTGTCAATTGACTATATATTTGTGATAACTGGAAATACATCTTTATGTCTTCCTTACATCATCCTTAATTGGTTTACGGTTCGACCATTTCTAATATACTGAGAGTAACATAATATTAGATGTTGATTATCTCCTTCCAATTAAGAATGCACAAAATGAGGGAAATTCAAGGTGAGACCACTTTACAATTTTGTCGTCATATCTATATAGAGTTAGTTTATAGATTACTCTATCTGTTTCAAAATATAATTAGTTTTAATTAAAATTTATAATATTTAAAAGTTATTACTTTAAGAAACTGTCATTTAATATATAAATTTAATTAATTACACCGTAATTTACATAATTTAATTGGCCACACAATATCCAATAAATAAAAAGTTACATTAAAATATAAAAATAATTTATATAGTGAAACAAAAAATACTTTTAAACCATTATATTATAAAATAAAGAAAATATTCAAATTATATTGAAACATTAGAATAGTAAAAATCAGAAAAGCTGAAATCTCAACGTCGATCATTTACGTCGACTATGCCTTAGACTATCTCCAATGTATTCCTTTAATTTTTTCTCTAAAAGAATTTCATAATAGATATGGATTTGTCTCCGATGTATTTTTCTATTTTCTTTCCTAAAAATGAATATTCTTGATATATTATTTTCTAAGTTTACAAATAATATTTTTTATTTAAATTGTTACATTTATCATTTTTATTTGTATGTGAATTTTTGTATATTAAATTATACATAACTAATTTTTAAATTTGATTTTTTTAATATTTTTAGTTTGAAATAAATATTTCTATTATATGTAACACAATTAACTAATAAAATATGAAGAATCAAGTCTGAGTTTTTAGAGTTTTGTAAAAAAAAATATATATACGTATATAACATAAATTATTTTAGAGTTATTATTTTCTAAGTTTACAAATAAAAGTAGTTAGGATTTTCCCTATTACATAATGATTAGAAATATTAAAAAAAGTAAATAACATAAGAAAGAGCTCTGTTTTAGAAAAAAGAAGCAAAATTGCTATATTTTCACCCATTTTGGCCTTCCACCCATTTTGGCCTTCCACCCAATTCGTCACTTTCACTACATCTAAGCATTCTTTGTGCAGGTCTCCAACGTTTCCATGCCGCAACATGTTGATTTCCTCGATTCAAAATAAAACTGTAGGCAAAAAGATAAAGAGTTTGGCTTACTTTTCCGAGAAGAAACTGGTTCACCACGTATAAGAGTAATCATATATGATCATCATGAGAAGAAGACATACATTGTTTTAGGGGAAGAGAAAACTCATTGATTTCATGGTTAGTGATGATGGGTCATAGGCATAATTGTCACCAGCTTTCACAAATCTTCCTCTCACTATTTTTCTCGTGTAAGCTCTCGCTCTGCGAGATGCATATCGAATCTTTTTCCCAATACTACAACTCAAACAATTAAATCTTGAATCATTTTTTTTGTAAAAACTATGTTTTATAACGCTTTTTAATAAGAAAAGAAAAAAAACTCACATGTGCTTGAGTTACTTCTCTTTGTATCTCAACTTAGCTTCATTCCTTGCTCGTGGAGAACCAACTTCAATATTAGATTCCCATGGCGAATCAATTAAACAGAATTAATTATGAACAATTAAATAATATGGATGCCTTCAATTATACCCCAAAACCGAGCATGATTAATTAAAAGAGGCACCCAGGACTTGTGGATATTAGGTGGATATTGCCTATAAAGTGTATCTCAAAACCATGCCCAACCAATTATCTGAATAGCAAATAAAACCTCAAATTTAAACACACCTGTAGACACCAAACCAAATGGAGAGCTTGGCTTGATTGGGTATAGACCGTGCTGCGACTTCGCATTACCCGGTTGATTTATGATAGTTACGTTAGGACCTGATGTATCCGCCTTCTCCCCAATATGATTCCCATGAGTTATAAATAATAATCCAATAGTCTTCACCTCCGTCTGTTGTTCCATGCCACACGGCTAGCACATCATG
Proteins encoded in this window:
- the LOC106336952 gene encoding putative plant UBX domain-containing protein 14; the protein is MMDAPHDSHEEGKEEQVPLPSPSIGNTLCDTPAPEQISDSESESLDSLTFDENQPASDYQQKLISSFTDIAVGQTMETAIQFLETANWNLEEAINHFFVESNTTRLPPLRFLFEGSFDEAKSTSSQRNLWLLVNLQSTKDYASHSLDIDLWSNKVVSQAIESSIILWQVYDDTTEGQKISTFYKVDSALPVVLLIDPITGFKIRSWSGVIEAQSFIDDLMNYTKSGPHEHIASLRRKEPIKTDFLCNETNQTSDRIVTPSSGEETCSSSNHIDHVVAKTLPAHEEEETCFEFPALTEEPRGDCDRSLVCSVCVRFPDGRRKQRRFLKSEPIQLLWSFCHSQIVESEKKAFKLVQAIPGASKTLDYGANATFEQSGLANSMVLVAWE